In Plectropomus leopardus isolate mb chromosome 17, YSFRI_Pleo_2.0, whole genome shotgun sequence, the DNA window TTTAATCCTGAACGATATTTaacagttttctgttttattcatttctctTGACTTGTTTTTGTTCGTTTTGGACATGTGGTCATGGTGACATACAAACCACTCGAGGCTCAAATTTAGAAGCAGATCCAGGGTATCTGCCAGCTACAATACACGTCAAATGGTGTGCAGGCTCAGCCCACTTAATGCACTGCAGGCGTATGCCAGCGTTGAAATGGTGCAGACCCACTGTCATGATTTCTGTTGTCATGTTTCAGTTAAAATCCCACCAACATCAACTGTATGAGCAGCAggtaaatacaaaaatataccaGGTGACATAGCACAAAGGGgaattaaaatatgtatttttgtaatttgggtgaattgaccctttaaatacatttcactgATTAAAAAGTGTTGGTTAAGCCAAACTAAACTAATGAGCCTGTCAGCTTTCAGGTTCAGCATGTGGTCTGTGTGTTGTTGCCTTAAATTAAGTGCTCAAGTTTCCTGAAATTCCAGATCATATCATGAGGTTTACAGTAATAGCAGAACTTTACGGAAAACTTTCACTTTCGATTTTTACTCAACAATGAAATTTTAGGTCTTcacttggcaaaaaaacaaaacaaaacaaaacaaaaaaaaacacgtacAGCTGTGagaatcattgtttttcttacctCTTTATCCTCAGGATGCACTGCTGGGAAGCCTTCTCGTTGTCCCAGTCCGTGCTGAGGGTCGGGTCCCAGGAAGTGGCGTGGATTTGAGACAGAAGGCCCGCTCCTGCCACCCCGCCGACCCCTAACCCAACACCGGGGAGAGGCGAGGAGGCGTGTACGGTCGGAGACACGGCCACGACCGGTGGCGAGGAGCCGGGGGTGAATGTGCTCCCGAAACTGGCTGGCGTAGCAGTGACAGCGGACAGGGGAGCCACGAGAGCGGTTAGGCCACTCTGCGCGGCCGCGGCGGGAGGAGGGGAGGCCGGGTTAGAGACGGAGTGAGCACCACTGGCTGCTGAGTGTCCCCCCGGCAGAGAGTTGGCCAAAGTAGGCAGCAGCGAAGCTCCGCTACCCTGTCCGGTAACGCCTAAGCCAAGGGCACCGCCGCTGGACTGCTCTCCAAAGCTGTCCGCCATGGCTCGCGAGCTAACAAGCAAGAGTAAAACCGTCGGTGTCGACTAATTTATGATACTAACTGTTAGCTGCATTGACAGCTGAGTGCGAAGTTAACTACCTGTGCTTGTGTTGTTGTCCAGTGGGCTCAGAGAACAGGCGAGCGGGGGACAGGCGAGCACACAGGCGAGGCCACAAAACAAGGCATTTCTTCCCACGACATGGTGGCTACTTATCGTTAGCTCAACGTTGTATGTTTTCCCCCAGGCCCTCAAAAAAGTATCAAGTCGTCAGCGAAATTCGCCCGTCCACCTTGCTGTGGCTTGTGACGCTGCTCACTGTCCGGTTGTTGTCGGTTTGAAGAAATACGGTGTCAGAATATTTGGGTTTTGAAGCGACCACATCCCCACTACTCCATTAACGTAACGCAACTTCAGGATCTGATTTCTCtccaccagtcaagttgcactgaCACGGGATATCCGGTGGGAacttcaaagtaaaacacatCTGTGTGTCAGCAATAAGTATATCTAAACTGGCATGGTGAAAACTTAAGTGATTAATTATTAAATCAAAGTGTTTATGGAAAAATTGGTGATAAATTTAAATCACGCTGAATTATTCTTTTTATCACCCATAACAGCCATTTTTCAGtgaatttaaagggacagttcagaattttttttataattaggGTTTTATGGGTTACTTATCCCTAGACAGTATATAAACGAGATGTCCGTCGGGACACCctatttggagaagcaggcaggagtctgAAAGCTCAGCAATCTACTGTTGTGAGTGGGGGCCAGCagcaaaacgtattttagccacctaaaaaatgttaaactacaaaaaaaacaacccccccccccaaaaaacccccaacaaaaaaaaaaaaacaaaatataaaaatatataactatataaatatatgcatgCTTTATTGAGAGTATTTATGCTTTACCTTTCTGTTATGATTTCCAGTGGGAAAATGAACAATTAAATCGCTTTTCAAAACGTGACTTCATtgataaaaacagtgatttatcATCACTTCatacagaagctgctggtccacCACAGCCTCTAACAGTAGCTTTGTTTTCGTGTCATTGTGTGAATTTAGCATTTGAAAGGGTTacttcagattcaccaaagtcataaGATAACACAAATTGACTGTACTTAACTGATCAAACCAGCTGCTTCCATATTCAGCAAGAGAAAACATCTTGcttttcaatggagtctggtggctttgacgagcTCATAGATAGAGAATTGAAGTCGTGAATGGCTTCCCTGTCAGAATGTGCTGACGGAAAGGTAAAGCATTGAAAATACTCTTCATATAGCATGCAGTTAAGCTCAtactgattttttgttttgttttgttttttggtgggactgacatctactatatgtaatacactgacaatGGAAAAAAGTACTATCCCTTTAACAGGTTTTACAAAACATACAAGAGCAGTAACACAGTCATAATTTATGTTGTTAATTTTCTTAAGAGTTTGTCACTGCACTGTGTGTTAAGTTTATTTACTGCATATATCCTGagaaacagtttttgttgtttttactttttttggagTCTTTTGGGGTCAAAAAGATTTCCATAGATTTAaaatttttcagtttcaaagcttttccatgacttttcaagtaCCCATAAACTTTTTTGTCTTGCTGCAATGCTGCCATTGTTTAAGCACATCAGACtcaaactctgttcaaacataATTCCATTTAGCTGGCAAACAAAAAGGGAGAGATAGAACGTGGGAGAAAATGGATTaaattttgggaaaataaaTTTTGTCATGTCACATTAGGTGGAAGATTACTTTAAGAACTTTATGACACTCAACAAaagtccatgacttttccaaaacttgacTCAAAGTTAACTTATTCCGTGACTTCAACAGGCCTGTAAAACCTGATTGTGATATTacatgatttttccaggttttccatgactttggGAACCTTGTACTAAACTGCCAGTATTAGCATAATACTGTAGTTAAATAAGCGTTTTTTTCATAGTATATTGAAAGAAAGGAAACCAAAGGCTGCCAGTagaatgaagaggaaaaaaaaatagtcatttttagtAAACAtacttaaacataaaaatacacatgtaaGATGCCACAGTACATTTGAAccatttttacttttagaaATGACATctggaaatgtaaaaaagaaaataaataaggcAAACATCACttggaaaaatgcttaaaatataattctgttatattattttacatatgtTATTATGATAGTTATATagtatagctttttttttttttttaaataaatgtactagtttcttgtaatttgtggaacatgtcTTACAAAGTTGTTCATGCaatgtcccatgtttttgaaagaaaacacactaattggctcaggtttcaaagatttaaatacttgtcagACATCTCAAAGCAGTACAGGTGAAGTCACTTTAGGCTTCAAAGAGTTACTAGATTAATTTCTTAGCTCTTATTTGATGAATCtactaattacatttttgagggTAACAGGACATTTAGTTAAGCAGGACTTTTTGGTTCTCATTACAACTTTCAGCTCATTTAAATAgcagccataaaaaaaaaatgattgcaaaTTATTTCATAGGTCAAAGGGGAAACTTTGTTTACAAGACAACATTAAATACTTCAGTGCCAACTTGTGTCATTTATATGAAGAGTGATCcacattaaatttttaaataactacccattatatatttttcatagtCCATATGCAATGCTTCACTTtcttagaaatttaaaaaattaaaaacactgcagactgtttttttagTTATCCCAACCATTTATTTTGGACAGATTATTTTAACCGAAGTGAGGTCTTACATaaaactcctgaaaaacaaaaataagcgCAGGAACATAAAAATGTAGGATTGGAGGTTTATTAACCTCAGATGTAGATATTCTttccatttatatttttctgattgGAATGGCCTATCAGCTCATTCAGAGTTCCCATCCTGGAAACCCCCCTCCGGatggaagggagggagggagaagggaGCAAAGGAAGGAAATGAGACGGGGAAGAAGGGGGAAGTGAAGGGAGCCGGAgctgtgggtgtgtttttttcggGTTTACATGGCGAAGAGGATGAGGAACGCCACCATCAGACAGAAGAGACCCATAGCCTCAGACAGAGCGAAACCCAGGATGGCGTAGGAGAAGAGCTGCTGCTTCAGGGAGGGGTTCCTGTAGAAGGGGGCAGAGGTAAATACACAGCACATGTTCATTCCACTGGAAACAAAGacaggcagcagcaaaacaatctTGAAGGGTTGACGCAAAGCTTCTGCTCTTCAACAagaaacagacattaaaaatgatcccaaaaatgtcagacagaTCTTTGTGCAGACACTGAAAGCCCCAGTGACATCACTCTGCATTATCAGGACCAAATGAGCTAAAACACCTCAATGGATAGGTGCGGCTCATGTCCTAAGCTTAAAAAGAGCTTCATAACATTAATACAAAGCCATTTACATGTGAATgcaataaccctttaaaatctggaatGACATTAGCTttctcatgctgcattcagatgcctatcacaagcatttaaacctataAAAATCTCAGCAAAATGATTTGACTTGTGTTcaaaaagcagtgagcaacttggtaggtgtcccacaaattgcgagaaattagaaaaaggtagaaaaaaactgaaattattttctgaaaagagaaagagggagaggaattattaaacagtcaaaaataattttaagaaatagggggaaatgtccagaaaactatatttttattataattgttataaataaagtatttcatgcacatatttatttctactttcttttttgggggctttaaatttcaggtaatttgccTTGTAACTTgctcctatgtttttgaaagaaatctagccagtttgctcaggtttcaaagggttagtcGCTGTCACGGTAGTAAAGTATACCAGGCATACAGGCACATCATATACAGGCATTCCTCTTTGTTTTAAACTCATTGTATATAAGAAAAATAGCTGTGAgaattttactttcactttttttcctcttttgttctgTCTTCTGTGTTTGATGGGCTGAAGACAAATGTCCACCctggtggacaataaagatatATTCTATATTCTTCTATtctatttattagtctgaagcACTTTGTGGGGAGGGAGTTAGCTCTGTCATATACTGCACATCCCAGTGAATTTTCAGGGAGggatgaaatattacataccaccTAGCCACTTTTTTGTGTTCCTTCCATTTGGGTCTGCTTTTGGATCAGGTCCAAAATGACTTCTACACtgattgaaataaaatgtgtctaCTTGTTAACAAAGTGGCCTGAAGTTCTACCAAAATGCATTCGctctaaaatattttgttttaagataTAGGAAgattctgacattttggggaatgcaCAAGGCGACACCGCCTTCATATTGAATGTAAAGCTCTATTTGTACAGTGAATATGTTATTTAGAGCCAGCAGCTTGTTAGCTTAACTTAGCATTAACACTCTagacagctagcctggctcagtccaaaggtaacaaaatgcACTTTGAGACGGCAAGAAGTTACTAGGCCCAGCCAAGAAAGAGCCCAGCAAAGCCCACCGTGAAACAgaactgttgtttttacactttggtgCACATATGAGCATATCAATCTACTCACCCAACTCACTGCAAGGAAGCAATTAAGTGTGCTTCCCACAATGTCAAACAATTCCTACAATTCCTTTAATTTAATCCAACTGGAAGTTAGGCACATACTGTAGAtgttcatttgtttgaaattacTGGATTTCTAAAATGTGACATCTGTCCATGGCCTAGTCCACATAGGCATCGATATttgtcctaaaaaaaaccccccaaaaaaaacaacaacaaaactgtccaaatgaaaatgcattacAATTGAGGCACCTTCAAGAGCATATAAAATCAACAAGTGGAAATatatgtgttaaaaataaagccaaagaaagaagaaaatactgACCAATCAGtagcctggaaaaaaaacccaaaaactttATTGCAGCTAACTGGAGCAGTGACCTCCACAGAGCGTTCTGATGCCTTGATATAGCTTGTGTGCCCTCTTACTTTCACTGTTCTGCCTCGTCTGTGACCACAGTGCGCTTTACACTGCCAGattgtggtgcaatgaataactgaaccGTATACATATTCCAAAAGCACACCTAATAGACTatacagctccaaaaatagaaaatcaaaacatgGCTGCAGACAGGGCCCCCCAAATTAAAGAAAGTGTGTGCCTcacaaaaggagacaaaaaacaaagcagttcTTATCTGAATAGTTTGAGGGGGGCATTCAGGGTGTTAGTGGCTGTAGGTGTTGCAGGAAGCAGGATGTCCTGTGTAAACATGTTTGGCATCTCAGGTAAAGGTTTGGAAAGCCTTTCATGCTGACGTCTGTGTCCATTTcgttaaaaaacaatttgtcaGGGGCTGCCTCTGAATGGACTGttgtaaaacataaatgacaGTGGCATAAAGGGATGGTCACTGATGTAAACTCTAAGCAACACTTTAAGACACTGGATATAATGATCCAAATGGCTGATGGGTAGAAACTTTACCTGGCATAGCCAATGATGAGGCTGCCGAACACTGTTCCGATTCCAGCTCCTGAGCCGGCCACACCCACTGTTGCAGCACCAGCACCAATGAACTTGGCGGCAGTGTCGACGTCCCGGGAGACAGCGCTGGTCTGGAAGGACCGGGTCAGGACTGCAGACTGGCTGACTGGCAACAGGGCCtgtgagaggagggagaggagaaaacaacTACAGCACATGCCACTATCGCATCAGTCAAGAGCTAAGCTGATTTTTAGAGTTGTTCATAGCATTTAATTCATGTTAATTTAACTCAGCCATATAAGCCATTTAAGTCAGCCATAGTACACATGTGCAACAGacatttacagtaatatttcGACCAAGATGTGAGGGGTGCCTGCACATACCAAAACTGTGTGCTGGCAAAACTTAATACCCCTAATCAGCAAATACAGTTTACAGGTAACCTGGCAGATAAACTCTAATGCTACAAACCATTAAATGGGAccttttatgctttttcttACTCTGTGTCTTACATATAGTGTTGCAATAAAAGCTGTTGATATTTAAGTGTGgcaaaagtttcaaataatgacatatgtaaaagtaatccctgtgagaACATCCGCAGGTTGCTACCGTTCTGAACACCCCGTTTTTCTACTGTGGCAACAGTTTGTCATAGTgtgctggatttctttcaactcaacttttcaactttctactttctgtttttatttatttcaactgCTCCACGCATGCTGCTACCAACACTGCTAAcaaagctacatgctaacatcaggaaaACATGTAAACTTGGTTGTTGATTTCTGACTTTGGATCAGATTCCTGTCAAAACATGTCTAGTAAATGCTTTCATACAGTCTTTACCCAGCTAAAATGAGGGTGCAGAGACGCTGAGATACAAAAGACcagaaaacactgaccaatcacagcaggCTGGGCTTTCTGCTTACAGAGACAGGTCCTAAAATAGTgtctcagacagagggtgagtACAGGTGTTTCAGCACAGACACTATGAGGAAAATTAAGTGTTTCTGGACCAGTaaaccatgtaaatatgttCTAGGAGGAACATTAAATCTGagtatgaaactgaaaatgtgcaaaattggTCATCTTTAATAAACCACTAGATATGTGCCCAGAGATGTTACATGCCTAGTTATCCCTGATTGATGTGAAACCATAATACTTCAGTCAGATGTTCCACCATTTACATTTATAGTATACTGATAATACTATCAGTATAATATTaatactaaaaacagaaaatgtacccatatactGAGAACCttcccctggctgctctcaCTATCCATAATATCTTTCCCATTTCACTGAGCAGATCCAGACTTTATAGCCTaagacatcacaaatttgagttttagcactctaggTTTTTATTGTGGGAGAGTTCCagtttactaatatttttggactgacTTACACCATGGgaataataaaatgtatgaattgtATGAAAATGGGTGTAGGTCCTCTTTAAACACCGAAAATTGTTGCTCATGTACATTGTCAACACTGATATAAGCAATACAGTGTGACAGAAATGATCAACATCCCTGTGCATATCTCAGTGTTTGTCAGATGTAGCATCAAGAAGGCTAAAGCTATTTACAAACAAACAGCGGTGCAGGATCGCTTAAGTTCAAAGAACTGACCTGCTGCTCCACTGTGGCTTCAGGTCTGTTGAAGAGGGAGACTGAGACTGGCCGGGCGAGGACTCTGGACCCCCCAcgcagctgcaaacacacacacacacacacacacacacacacacacacacacacacacaaaacacaacaaaaaccaaaatagGTTTGAAATCTTTTAACAATTTTTCACTTTGCaattgcaaagacaaaaaaaaaacatacaaaaaactaattaaaaggaaaaaaaaaaaaaactaacaatatTAATGTTTCCCTTTTACTGCATACTAATTACCTGAAATTATACCATTACATTAAaccattgtgtcatttttggaaagGGCTCAGCTACAATGTAAACTTTATATAAGGAGGTGcacaaatataattttgttttccattttcacaaTTTACCAAATGAAATCTAGTAAAATGTCTAACTATAATTTAAGCAAAAACTTACACAACACTCCGTAACAGATTTACACACTGAATTCTGTAAATATGATGAGTGGACACAACAAATTGTACTTGCACTTAATCAGTACAATACAATTAAGACTATGATGAGATACCCAACGTGTCAAAGTCCCATACAGGTAGTTTTAGCTCTAAGCACAGCAGGTCAATATGTCTACATATGATGTTCAGCTTGACCTGCTGAACACAGTGTCCCATGTAAATATGGAACTCTGTCCTGCATGACACCCCCCATGACCGACATGCCTTGCATGCTGCAGGGCCAGCTGACATGTAACATGCAACAGTCATAAAGAGCATGgacaaaacatggctggaatttGTATCTACTGTGtccttgaaaacaaaaaaggatccAAAAAGCTCCCATCACTTCTTGTACACCTCATATGAGTATTTTCTGAAAGCTGACGTACCACAGCGGGAGAAGTGATGAACTTGGCGCAGGCATACATGGCTGGAAGCTGGAGAGAGAAGAAACTGTTAACATGTGTGGTCAGTGGTCTCGTGCACAGTCACTTCTGGTTGACCAAGTAGCAGATTCACTGATTCAGGTTCACTTGTTAACCCTTTATAACCTGAACTgaaagttttcttgtgctgcattttgacacctttcacaagttttttgactctttgaacCCCGGGCAacttagtttgatttcttttaaaaaaacatggagaacaTTACGCAATGACAAACTGAGCAGTCatatcccacaaactgcaagaaattagttaaaaaccTGGATGGATTAATagaaatgtaacaaataaatatggggagatgtcctaaaaattctatttataaaacaattttatatctaaaattgtgttacagaaaaatttgttgaataaatatttatttcataagtactttttctgtcattttcatgtttgtttttcaccttttttgcttattttcaggtgattgtcattttttaaaaaactaattttttggccatgtcttgttgagttgctcattgccatcttcccatGACAGAAATTAAACTAAGTTGCTAAGGTTTTAAAGCCTGTTTCAGAGAACAAACCTGGAAACTTTAAAGTAAACACTACAGCCATTAAGCCACCAATAGCTTTAAGACACAAGTTGATAGGACAGATACTTGTCCAAAATACATGTTAGATACTTAAAATTCTTAGTGAGGTTAATCTTGACGGCAAGATGTCAGTAATAATCTATCCATTTCCCAAGGACAAATGGATTTCAGGTTTGTAACTTCCCAGTGTATTTTGCATATTGTCTGAAGTAtctgtgaatataaaaataagttgCAGCTCTGTGCCAGTTTGTTCTTTACTGACCTGCAGCTTTGACAGCTCTACTGTAAAGACACATTACCCTAGGTTCACAGGGTCaaagtacacacacatgtaGGTATGTCCGCAATGCATACAACTCCAACATATAACATAAAACAATTTCACGATAAATACCCTGGTAAAAGCGAGAAATACTTAAGAGTATGCATAGGTCAAGTTTGGCAACCAGTTGACAGGAGATCAATTCCTGTCTATTGGTCCTGACGCTCATCCAGAAGGCTAATCCAATTGCATAGACTACTTCAAGGATCAACTCTAGATAAACCGCTAAATATCCACACATGCTGCAGGATGAATGGCTCTAACACTCCCACAATGAGACGCCATTAGCTGAAACCTCGAGGGCATTTCTGCTTAGAAGCTGTTTAGCATGATGTTGAGTTTGgtacatattttgaaagaaactccAATGCGAATTGAAATCTCACAAAACCAAATGGAAAGCTAGCTCGCACGACTGGGTCACCTGTTAAAACCTGACCGTCCTCGCAGCAGAGGGGAAGCGCCGGAGCTAAGCTAAGTTGCTAAGCTAACCAGTCTGCAGACTTGAAGGTCAAAAACGAGCCACAGACGGTCACATTGGGCCTGGAGAGACGGCCAGTGCACCCTCTGCTACAATACAGCCTAACTGTGCTGTAGTGCAATGACAAGGGGTGACATGACACCCACGATCTCCGTCAGGGATGTCCTTGTAGCAGCGGACTGACTCGGAGCACGGTAGGCCCAGAGCGTCAGACATTTTACATTCTGTCTGACAGGGCTGCTGGCCGCGCTGTGCTATGGGTATGAGCCTCTGCTGGCTCCAGCAGGACAACCACAGCGGGCGACCGAAACACCCTCCCCGTGTGACTACTGCTCCTGTACCTGTCGCACAGGTTAACCAGGGGCACACATACTAGTCGCCTCTTCAGTCACTCCCAGGAACCAAGTCATTGAATGGCCGACCTAGCTTGATAGCTACCGAATGTTAGCAATGACAGCTAGCTTAAAAAACCTTTCCCGACGACTTAAAACGGTATGATTTAATTTGAGACgaacatgcatttaaaacacGAACCACAGTGAATGTATATGGAGTGTAGGAGCAATGAAAGGCAAGTATTACCGGTTTGTTACGGTTTCGGAGGGTCCGGGATTAGCTGCTCTCGCGCACAGCGGCAGTCAATGAGTGTAGGATGAG includes these proteins:
- the atp5mc1 gene encoding ATP synthase F(0) complex subunit C1, mitochondrial, whose amino-acid sequence is MYACAKFITSPAVLRGGSRVLARPVSVSLFNRPEATVEQQALLPVSQSAVLTRSFQTSAVSRDVDTAAKFIGAGAATVGVAGSGAGIGTVFGSLIIGYARNPSLKQQLFSYAILGFALSEAMGLFCLMVAFLILFAM